A section of the Lynx canadensis isolate LIC74 chromosome A1, mLynCan4.pri.v2, whole genome shotgun sequence genome encodes:
- the LOC115518973 gene encoding LOW QUALITY PROTEIN: baculoviral IAP repeat-containing protein 1 (The sequence of the model RefSeq protein was modified relative to this genomic sequence to represent the inferred CDS: inserted 4 bases in 3 codons; deleted 1 base in 1 codon) has translation MAAQEAAQEDRIPSLXFALLPELSAFLGIDAVQFAKEMEEGFQKEREKMQKGFNSHMRSEAKRLKSFVTYEHYSSXTPQEMAAAGFYFTGVKSGIQCFCCSLILFGAGIHRLPIELHKKFRPRCEFLLAKSWYVGKYDIRDQESREHAEGDKARYQEDRARLESFQNWPFYVQAVSVRDLSAAGCVLTGKRDTVQCFSCGGCLGNWXEGDDPWKEHAKWFPTCEFLQSKKSSEEIAQYIQSYKGFVGVTGEHFVNSGSRDELPMVSAYCNDSIFANEGLRLDSFKSWPHAFPAGVSALVRAGLLYTGTKDIVQCFFCGGCMENWKEDDDPLEDHAKYFPNCQFLQNLKSCAEGIPDDHNHCELSELTDTTSESYGEDSAAVSSVVPAAAQGEAQWLQEAKNLSEQLRESYTSASFRHMCLLEASPSLATDHLLGCDLALALKHISSPVEEPVVLPEVFANLNSVMCVEGETSSGKTVLLKKIALLWASGCCPLLNRFQLVFYLSLSSARLDQGLATIICDQLLKTEGSVTETCLRNIIEQLKNQVLFLLDDYREMCSVPQVIEKLIQKNHSRSCLLIGVHTNRARDIRRYLDTILEIKVFPFYNTMYLLRKLFSHDMSCVRKFMVYFRMSENLRGIHKTPLFVTSLCANWLQYPLNKAIDGVAVFKSYIECLFLKHKSKAELVRATVSSCGELGLKGLFSSCFEFSDDDLTEAGIDEREGLVSCLLSKFTAQRLRPVYQFLNPAFQEFLAGKRLIELLDSDRQEDQDLGLSYLKRINSSVTAVGLYSTLVNYLSCHPSTKAGPKIVSHLLHLADSKESLEIILKNNNYLKHHPEISEKLECMRSVWQVSPESYFSIISNQLLSLAIKIAYQSHTVAACSPFILQFLQGKTLNLDVLNLPYFFDHPESLLLLRSIQVSIRGNEVHTLDLSVLETCIDKSQAPTVDQDCVSAFESVSAWKQDIAEKEENIKHFQNLRLAKLPDISSGYWHLSPKQYKIPLLEVHVSGGATVNQEMLRVLTVVFSASQCIELHLQNSGEFMAGISPALEQSKNSVTKCSVFCLELSTAEQELLLTLPALESLQVLGTRQVPGKLLTNLDKFLCLKELSVDLHHQQNVFALIPEEFFNLHHMEKLLIQISAEYSPSKLVKLIQNSPNLHVFHLQCNFISDFESLMTALSSCKKLKEINFSGSFFTPIPFVTALPNFISLKILSLKNQQFPDKETSEKFAYTLGSLNNLEELELPTGDGIQQVAKLIIQQCQHLQFLRILSLCQILDDDSVMEIAKVAIDGGFQKLEDLNLSVNHKITEEGYRNFFQALDNMPHLKELTISRHFTKCIKAQATTVKSLSQCMSRLPSLIRLNMLSWLLDTEDITLLTAMKERHPQSKRLFIHWKWVLPFSPIVQE, from the exons atggCGGCCCAGGAGGCGGCCCAGGAGGATAGGATTCCGAGTTT ATTTGCTTTGCTCCCGGAGCTGTCTGCTTTTCTAGGCATAGATGCAGTTCAGTTCgccaaagaaatggaagaaggatTTCAGAAGGAACGAGAAAAAATGCAGAAAGGCTTTAACTCACACATGCGCAGTGAAGCAAAAAGGTTGAAGAGTTTTGTGACCTATGAGCACTACAGCT TGACGCCACAGGAGATGGCAGCAGCCGGGTTTTATTTCACTGGCGTA AAATCTGGGATTCAGTGCTTCTGCTGCAGCTTGATCCTCTTTGGTGCCGGCATCCACAGACTCCCCATAGAACTTCACAAGAAGTTTCGTCCACGTTGTGAGTTCCTTTTGGCAAAGAGTTGGTACGTTGGCAAGTATGATATAAGAGATCAAGAATCCAGAGAACATGCTGAAGGCGACAAAGCAAGGTACCAGGAAGACAGGGCCAGACTCGAATCCTTCCAGAACTGGCCATTTTACGTGCAAGCGGTATCCGTGAGGGACCTCTCAGCTGCTGGCTGTGTTCttacag GTAAACGGGACACTGTGCAGTGTTTTTCCTGTGGTGGATGTTTAGGAAACT AAGAGGGAGACGATCCTTGGAAGGAACATGCCAAGTGGTTCCCCAC ATGTGAATTTCTTCAAAGTAAGAAATCTTCAGAGGAAATTGCACAGTATATCCAAAGCTACAAGGGATTTGTTGGTGTCACG ggAGAACATTTTGTGAATTCCGGGTCAAGAGACGAGTTACCTATGGTGTCAG CGTATTGCAATGACAGCATCTTTGCTAATGAAGGACTACGACTGGATTCTTTTAAGAGCTGGCCCCATGCATTCCCTGCAGGAGTTTCAGCTCTGGTCAGAGCAGGTCTTCTCTATACAG GCACGAAGGACATCGTCCAGTGTTTCTTCTGCGGAGGATGTATGGAGAACTGGAAGGAAGATGATGACCCATTAGAAGATCATGCCAAATATTTTCCCAA TTGTCAGTTTCTCCAAAATCTGAAGTCCTGTGCAGAAGGGATCCCAGACGATCACAACCACTGTGAACTTTCTGAATTAACG gacaCCACAAGTGAAAGCTATGGTGAAGATTCAGCAGCAGTTAGTTCTGTAGTACCGG CAGCGGCCCAGGGTGAAGCCCAGTGGCTTCAGGAGGCGAAGAATCTGAGCGAGCAGCTGAGAGAATCCTATACCAGTGCCAGTTTCCGCCACATGTGTTTGCTTGaggcctctccctctctggccaccGACCACTTGCTGGGCTGTGATCTAGCCCTGGCTTTAAAACACATCAGCAGTCCTGTGGAAGAGCCTGTGGTGTTGCCGGAGGTCTTTGCCAACTTGAACTCTGTCATGTGTGTGGAGGGCGAAACAAGTAGTGGAAAGACAGTCCTGCTGAAGAAAATAGCTCTTCTATGGGCATCAGGATGCTGTCCCTTGCTGAACAGGTTCCAGCTGGTCTTCTATCTCTCCCTTAGTTCTGCCAGACTGGACCAGGGGCTGGCCACCATCATTTGTGACCAACTCCTAAAAACGGAAGGCTCTGTCACCGAAACGTGCCTGAGGAACATCATCGAGCAGTTAAAGAATCAAGTGTTATTCCTTTTGGATGACTACAGAGAGATGTGCTCAGTTCCCCAGGTCATagaaaaactaattcaaaaaaacCACTCAAGGAGCTGCTTATTGATTGGTGTACATACAAACAGGGCCAGGGACATTCGCCGATACCTAGACACGATTCTGGAGATAAAAGTGTTTCCCTTCTATAATACCATGTATTTATTACGGAAACTCTTTTCACACGATATGAGTTGTGTGCGAAAGTTTATGGTTTACTTTAGAATGAGCGAGAATTTGCGGGGAATTCACAAGACTCCTCTCTTTGTAACATCACTGTGTGCTAACTGGTTGCAGTATCCTTTGAACAAAGCCATTGATGGTGTGGCTGTTTTCAAGTCGTATATAGAATGCCTTTTCTTAAAGCACAAATCCAAAGCTGAACTTGTCAGAGCAACCGTGTCCTCTTGTGGCGAGCTGGGCTTGAAAGGTTTGTTTTCATCTTGCTTTGAGTTCAGTGATGATGACCTTACAGAAGCAGGAATTGATGAAAGGGAAGGTTTAGTCTCGTGCCTCTTGAGCAAATTCACAGCCCAGAGACTAAGACCGGTCTACCAGTTTCTAAATCCCGCATTCCAAGAATTTCTTGCAGGGAAGAGGCTGATTGAACTTCTGGATTCTGACAGGCAAGAAGATCAAGATTTGGGACTTTCTTATTTGAAACGAATTAACTCATCAGTGACGGCTGTAGGTCTCTACAGCACTCTTGTGAATTACCTCTCCTGCCACCCTTCAACAAAGGCAGGGCCAAAGATTGTATCTCATTTGCTTCATTTGGCAGATAGTAAAGAGTCATTGGAGATAATATTGAAAAACAATAACTACTTGAAGCACCATCCAGAAATTTCAGAGAAGTTGGAATGTATGAGGTCAGTGTGGCAGGTATCTCCAGAAAGTTACTTTTCCATCATTTCAAACCAGTTACTGTCTCTTGCCATAAAAATTGCTTACCAAAGCCACACTGTTGCTGCCtgctctccatttattttgcagTTCCTTCAAGGGAAAACCCTGAATTTGGATGTACTTAATTTACCGTATTTTTTTGACCACCCAGAAAGCCTATTACTGTTGAGGAGCATCCAGGTCTCCATAAGAGGAAATGAGGTACACACACTAGATTTGTCAGTCTTGGAAACATGCATAGACAAATCACAGGCACCGACTGTTGATCAGGACTGTGTTTCTGCCTTTGAATCTGTGAGTGCGTGGAAGCAGGATAtagctgaaaaagaagaaaacataaagcacTTTCAGAACCTGAGACTCGCGAAACTACCAGACATCAGTTCTGGCTACTGGCACCTTTCCCCAAAGCAGTACAAGATCCCCCTTCTGGAAGTGCATGTGTCTGGAGGGGCCACTGTGAACCAGGAGATGCTCAGGGTTCTCACAGTCGTTTTCTCAGCCTCGCAGTGCATCGAACTCCATTTACAAAACAGCGGGGAATTTATGGCCGGCATCAGCCCTGCTCTGGAGCAGAGTAAGAACTCTGTCACCAAGTGCTCAGTGTTCTGCCTGGAGCTGAGCACAGCAGAACAGGAATTGCTTCTCACCCTGCCTGCCCTGGAGTCTCTTCAAGTCTTGGGGACAAGGCAGGTACCAG GTAAACTTCTTACTAATTTGGACAAGTTCCTATGCCTGAAAGAACTCTCTGTGGATCTGCATCATCAACAAAATGTTTTTGCACTCATTCCTGAAGAATTCTTCAATCTCCACCACATGGAGAAATTATTGATCCAAATTTCAGCTGAGTATAGTCCTTCTAAGCTAG tGAAATTAATTCAGAATTCTCCAAACCTTCATGTTTTTCATCTGCAATGTAATTTCATTTCGGATTTTGAATCTCTCATGACTGCACTTTCTTCCTGCAAGAAactcaaagaaattaatttttctggatCATTTTTCACACCCATCCCATTTG TCACTGCTTTGCcaaattttatttccctgaagatACTAAGTCTTAAAAACCAACAATTTCCTGATAAGGAAACATCTGAAAAATTTG CCTACACCTTAGGTTCTCTTAACAACCTGGAAGAACTGGAACTTCCTACTGGGGATGGGATTCAGCAAGTGGCCAAACTGATCATCCAGCAGTGTCAGCATCTTCAGTTTCTTCGAATTCTCTCATTGTGCCAGATTTTGGATGATGACAGTGTGATGGAAATTG CCAAGGTAGCAATCGATGGAGGTTTCCAGAAACTTGAGGACCTAAATCTTTCAGTCAATCACAAGATTACAGAGGAAGGATACAGAAATTTCTTTCAAGCACTGGACAACATGCCACACTTGAAAGAGTTGACTATTTCTAGGCATTTTACTAAATGCATCAAAGCTCAGGCCACAACAGTCAAGTCTTTGAGTCAGTGCATGTCACGACTGCCAAGCCTCATCAGACTTAACATGTTAAGTTGGCTCCTGGATACAGAAGACATCACACTGCTTACTGCCATGAAGGAAAGACATCCTCAATCTAAACGCTTATTTATTCACTGGAAATGGGTACTGCCATTCTCTCCAATTGTTCAGGAATAG